From a single Syngnathus scovelli strain Florida chromosome 2, RoL_Ssco_1.2, whole genome shotgun sequence genomic region:
- the chl1a gene encoding cell adhesion molecule L1-like a isoform X2, translating to MRQAGSLHFVLLLALSTEATSLNIPPEVEQLPTIIFHTTGPIVALPYDNNVTIRCEAKGNPPPEYRWTKDDLDFIPPQSATIRSDQLATDGTFVLQNKSLSRFQGKYRCYASNKLGTAMTEPIELIVLSMPKFPKETIEPIVVEEGQPFVLRCNPPKGVPPRKIHWMSIGLQHIQQDERVSMGTDGSLYFSHALQKDSRQDYCCFADFLRIRTIVHKPAMAVEVTPWTPANKFADSRHVSPPVRTPSLLLPSGVQTEKVLLKGAELQLECVPGGNPTPKIEWMKMGDKLTTRAKLDNYGKLLTIAAVEESDEGKYMCLAKNSAGKASHYFDVIVEEPPKWLTAPPHSQLTVISSDVHIKCSVSGKPQPDIVWRKNGHIFEDDPLNNKRVLDDTLVLHNAMPDDSGVYQCEAASRHGVVLANINIMVMNMAPLILTADYLEYAVIRGKDVAMNCSAFGSPPPTMSWAKDETLATIEGERFVALQNGSLQISSVEKNDSSKYVCVADNSEGKTSITAVLAVKDPTHIVNGPQDMQVISGTTAQLTCQANYDKSLEDSFQLSWIKDGENMTFSIEEDSRYFLGDGMLQIINVNLNDEGVYTCMARTRLDEANVSAILTVLDVPDAPQNIEISELENQRHIRLTWVPGSDHNSSIIEFVVEYEESQWEPGKWKVLHKIPGNQATAELALHGHLNYQFRVYAENAVGPGPPSEPTERYKTPPAAPDRNPENIKIEGHQPHQMDISWEPLLPVEHNGPGLEYKVSYRKLAVDDTWTEHMIKRHSFVVRNTSTFIPYEIKIQSRNSLGWGPEPKIATGYSGEDVPTAAPRDVAVELINTTALRVSWTPVPPATVRGHLRGYHVHWLRKRSFLNPDRILAERHTLSFPGKRTHAIVPSLDAFSEYSLTVNVFNKKGNGPSSDPVTFTTPEGVPGPVPILTTSNAQKESIRLVWGPPLVVNGILTGYLLQYYLINETTKEALDSREINITGPDTTHWQLEGLEEGSLYRFHLSACTRVGCGPPLAQESSIVTPAPEASVHSNHNCSLSFPRLIPGRATHLPSLVPGLLNISSYVSDTYAKISWTAREEQQDSQLYVAYMNNRDGNWRISEAVNTSRRFHVIDGLKPGTVYTVRLMAKTLLDNASIFEDVIHTQVKGVAGRQRNISTKGWLIGTMCAAAFFTLVVLTVCFMRRNQGGKYAVKEKEDHPDEESQSMNNDTFCEYSDSDEKPLRGILCSLNGDDAVGDSVSRDSLVDYADGGGEFSEDGSFIGEYSGHKQGGSVTEANGFGPVTT from the exons atgaggcaggcagggagcctCCACTTTGTTCTGCTGCTGGCTCTGAGCACTGAGGCCACAAGCCTCAATATCCCCCCTGAAG TGGAGCAGCTTCCCACTATTATATTTCACACGACGGGTCCCATAGTTGCCCTTCCTTACGACAACAACGTGACAATCAGGTGTGAAGCAAAGGGAAACCCTCCCCCAGA ATACAGATGGACAAAAGATGATCTCGACTTTATTCCTCCCCAATCTGCAACTATCAGAAGTGACCAACTTGCCACGGATGGTACTTTTGTGCTTCAAAACAAAAGCCTTTCTCGATTTCAGGGTAAATATCGATGCTATGCTTCCAACAAGCTGGGAACCGCCATGACGGAGCCAATTGAGCTGATAGTACTGA GTATGCCGAAATTTCCAAAGGAGACGATTGAACCAATTGTTGTTGAGGAAGGACAACCTTTCGTCCTGCGGTGTAACCCTCCAAAAGGCGTTCCCCCAAGAAAGATCCACTGGATGTCCATTG GTCTGCAGCACATTCAGCAGGATGAGAGGGTTTCCATGGGCACTGACGGCAGCCTGTACTTCTCTCATGCCTTACAGAAAGACAGTCGTCAGGACTACTGCTGCTTTGCCGACTTTCTTCGCATACGCACAATTGTCCACAAACCCGCTATGGCTGTTGAGGTCACTCCAT GGACACCAGCGAATAAATTTGCTGACAGCAGACACGTCA GCCCCCCTGTGAGAACACCCAGCCTTTTGCTGCCCTCTGGTGTCCAGACAGAGAAAGTGCTGTTGAAAGGAGCTGAACTTCAGCTTGAGTGTGTGCCAGGGGGAAA TCCCACTCCGAAGATAGAATGGATGAAGATGGGAGACAAGCTTACCACTCGAGCAAAATTGGACAACTATGGAAAATTATTGACCATCGCTGCAGTAGAGGAAAGTGATGAGGGCAAATACATGTGCTTAGCCAAAAACTCAGCTGGAAAGGCTTCCCACTACTTTGACGTCATAGTAGAAG AGCCTCCAAAGTGGCTGACAGCACCGCCTCATAGCCAGCTGACTGTGATCAGCTCTGATGTGCACATCAAGTGCTCGGTCAGCGGGAAACCACAACCAGACATTGTGTGGAGAAAGAATGGACACATTTTTGAAG ATGACCCCTTGAACAACAAACGAGTGCTTGATGACACACTGGTGCTCCACAACGCCATGCCAGATGACAGTGGTGTATACCAGTGTGAAGCAGCCAGCAGACATGGCGTTGTCCTGGCCAACATTAACATCATGGTCATGA ATATGGCTCCTCTGATTCTGACCGCGGACTACCTCGAGTACGCAGTGATACGTGGCAAAGATGTGGCCATGAACTGTAGTGCTTTTGGCTCGCCACCTCCCACTATGTCTTG GGCCAAAGATGAGACTCTAGCAACCATTGAGGGAGAAAGATTTGTTGCCCTTCAGAACGGGTCATTACAAATCTCCAGTGTAGAGAAGAACGACAGCAGCAAATACGTCTGTGTTGCAGATAACAGCGAGGGCAAGACATCTATCACAGCTGTTCTGGCAGTGAAAG ACCCCACACACATTGTCAATGGACCTCAGGACATGCAGGTCATCAGTGGAACCACAGCCCAGTTGACGTGTCAGGCCAATTATGATAAAAGTCTGGAGGACTCCTTTCAGTTGTCTTGGATCAAGGATGGAGAGAATATGACATTTTCCATCGAGGAAGATTCCAG GTACTTTTTGGGTGATGGCATGCTGCAGATTATAAACGTGAACCTGAATGATGAGGGCGTATACACATGCATGGCCAGAACACGTCTGGATGAGGCCAATGTTTCTGCAATTCTCACGGTGCTCG ATGTTCCTGATGCCCCGCAAAATATAGAGATAAGTGAACTTGAGAATCAGAGACATATCCGTTTGACTTGGGTACCTGGCAGTGATCACAACAGTTCCATTATAG AATTCGTTGTGGAGTATGAGGAGAGCCAATGGGAGCCAGGCAAGTGGAAAGTGCTCCACAAAATCCCTGGTAACCAGGCAACAGCCGAGCTGGCACTCCACGGACATCTTAATTACCAGTTCAGAGTGTACGCAGAGAACGCTGTTGGACCTGGCCCCCCCAGTGAGCCCACTGAGCGCTACAAAACCCCCCCAGCGG CTCCTGATAGGAACCCAGAAAACATTAAAATCGAAGGCCACCAACCTCATCAAATGGACATCAGCTGGGAG ccactgctgcctgttgaacaCAATGGCCCAGGCCTGGAGTACAAAGTGAGCTACAGGAAACTTGCTGTGGACGACACCTGGACAGAACACATGATCAAAAGACACTCCTTTGTTGTGAGGAACACATCAACGTTCATCCCATACGAGATCAAAATTCAGAGCAGGAACAGCCTTGGCTGGGGACCGGAGCCTAAAATTGCTACAGGTTATTCTGGAGAAGATG TTCCCACCGCTGCGCCACGGGATGTTGCAGTGGAGCTGATTAACACGACTGCGCTGAGAGTAAGCTGGACCCCGGTTCCGCCTGCCACAGTGAGAGGTCATCTGAGGGGGTACCAT GTTCACTGGCTGAGGAAGCGAAGTTTCCTGAATCCTGACAGGATCTTGGCTGAGCGCCACACGCTGTCATTTCCTGGGAAGAGGACTCATGCCATTGTGCCCAGCCTTGACGCCTTCTCAGAGTATTCCCTCACTGTCAACGTCTTCAACAAGAAGGGAAATGGACCTAGTAGTGACCCAGTCACCTTCACCACTCCAGAAGGAG TTCCAGGGCCAGTGCCCATTCTGACTACCTCCAATGCCCAGAAAGAGTCCATCCGGCTTGTATGGGGTCCACCACTGGTGGTAAACGGCATCCTGACTGGCTACCTCCTACAGTACTACCTCA TTAATGAGACCACAAAGGAGGCGCTCGATTCCCGGGAAATAAACATCACAGGGCCCGACACCACCCACTGGCAGCTGGAGGGCTTAGAAGAGGGCAGCCTCTACCGCTTCCACCTCAGTGCCTGCACTCGGGTAGGGTGTGGACCTCCACTTGCGCAGGAGAGCAGCATTGTCACTCCAGCAC CTGAGGCTTCTGTTCATAGCA ACCACAACTGCTCTCTTTCCTTTCCTCGCTTGATCCCAGGCCGTGCTACTCATCTTCCTTCTTTAG TTCCAGGCCTGTTGAACATAAGCTCTTACGTGAGCGACACCTATGCCAAAATCAGCTGGACTGCGAGGGAGGAGCAGCAGGACTCGCAGCTTTACGTGGCTTATATGAACAACC GTGATGGTAACTGGCGAATATCCGAGGCGGTAAACACGTCTCGACGCTTCCACGTAATTGACGGGCTCAAACCGGGGACGGTGTACACAGTGCGCCTCATGGCCAAGACTTTGCTCGATAACGCTAGCATTTTCGAAGACGTTATCCACACGCAAGTCAAAG GCGTAGCAGGCCGTCAAAGAAACATATCTACAAAGGGCTGGTTGATCGGGACTATGTGTGCTGCAGCGTTCTTCACGCTCGTTGTCCTCACCGTGTGCTTTATGCGGAGGAACCAAGGTGGCAAGTATGCAG TGAAAGAGAAGGAAGACCACCCTGATGAGGAGTCACAATCCATGAATAATGACACCTTTTGTGAATACAG TGACAGTGATGAAAAGCCACTGAGGGGCATCTTGTGTTCCCTGAACGGTGATGATGCGGTCGGGGACAGCGTCAGCAGAGACAGCCTGGTTGACTACGCCGACGGTGGAGGGGAATTCAGCGAGGACGGCTCCTTTATCGGGGAATATTCAGGACACAAACAAGGAGGATCTGTCACCGAGGCCAATGGATTCGGCCCTGTCACTACATAA
- the chl1a gene encoding cell adhesion molecule L1-like a isoform X5, translated as MRQAGSLHFVLLLALSTEATSLNIPPEVEQLPTIIFHTTGPIVALPYDNNVTIRCEAKGNPPPEYRWTKDDLDFIPPQSATIRSDQLATDGTFVLQNKSLSRFQGKYRCYASNKLGTAMTEPIELIVLSMPKFPKETIEPIVVEEGQPFVLRCNPPKGVPPRKIHWMSIGLQHIQQDERVSMGTDGSLYFSHALQKDSRQDYCCFADFLRIRTIVHKPAMAVEVTPWTPANKFADSRHVSPPVRTPSLLLPSGVQTEKVLLKGAELQLECVPGGNPTPKIEWMKMGDKLTTRAKLDNYGKLLTIAAVEESDEGKYMCLAKNSAGKASHYFDVIVEEPPKWLTAPPHSQLTVISSDVHIKCSVSGKPQPDIVWRKNGHIFEDDPLNNKRVLDDTLVLHNAMPDDSGVYQCEAASRHGVVLANINIMVMNMAPLILTADYLEYAVIRGKDVAMNCSAFGSPPPTMSWAKDETLATIEGERFVALQNGSLQISSVEKNDSSKYVCVADNSEGKTSITAVLAVKDPTHIVNGPQDMQVISGTTAQLTCQANYDKSLEDSFQLSWIKDGENMTFSIEEDSRYFLGDGMLQIINVNLNDEGVYTCMARTRLDEANVSAILTVLDVPDAPQNIEISELENQRHIRLTWVPGSDHNSSIIEFVVEYEESQWEPGKWKVLHKIPGNQATAELALHGHLNYQFRVYAENAVGPGPPSEPTERYKTPPAAPDRNPENIKIEGHQPHQMDISWEPLLPVEHNGPGLEYKVSYRKLAVDDTWTEHMIKRHSFVVRNTSTFIPYEIKIQSRNSLGWGPEPKIATGYSGEDVPTAAPRDVAVELINTTALRVSWTPVPPATVRGHLRGYHVHWLRKRSFLNPDRILAERHTLSFPGKRTHAIVPSLDAFSEYSLTVNVFNKKGNGPSSDPVTFTTPEGVPGPVPILTTSNAQKESIRLVWGPPLVVNGILTGYLLQYYLINETTKEALDSREINITGPDTTHWQLEGLEEGSLYRFHLSACTRVGCGPPLAQESSIVTPARVAGRQRNISTKGWLIGTMCAAAFFTLVVLTVCFMRRNQGGKYAGTPPPGRQDLLAMDKVKEKEDHPDEESQSMNNDTFCEYSDSDEKPLRGILCSLNGDDAVGDSVSRDSLVDYADGGGEFSEDGSFIGEYSGHKQGGSVTEANGFGPVTT; from the exons atgaggcaggcagggagcctCCACTTTGTTCTGCTGCTGGCTCTGAGCACTGAGGCCACAAGCCTCAATATCCCCCCTGAAG TGGAGCAGCTTCCCACTATTATATTTCACACGACGGGTCCCATAGTTGCCCTTCCTTACGACAACAACGTGACAATCAGGTGTGAAGCAAAGGGAAACCCTCCCCCAGA ATACAGATGGACAAAAGATGATCTCGACTTTATTCCTCCCCAATCTGCAACTATCAGAAGTGACCAACTTGCCACGGATGGTACTTTTGTGCTTCAAAACAAAAGCCTTTCTCGATTTCAGGGTAAATATCGATGCTATGCTTCCAACAAGCTGGGAACCGCCATGACGGAGCCAATTGAGCTGATAGTACTGA GTATGCCGAAATTTCCAAAGGAGACGATTGAACCAATTGTTGTTGAGGAAGGACAACCTTTCGTCCTGCGGTGTAACCCTCCAAAAGGCGTTCCCCCAAGAAAGATCCACTGGATGTCCATTG GTCTGCAGCACATTCAGCAGGATGAGAGGGTTTCCATGGGCACTGACGGCAGCCTGTACTTCTCTCATGCCTTACAGAAAGACAGTCGTCAGGACTACTGCTGCTTTGCCGACTTTCTTCGCATACGCACAATTGTCCACAAACCCGCTATGGCTGTTGAGGTCACTCCAT GGACACCAGCGAATAAATTTGCTGACAGCAGACACGTCA GCCCCCCTGTGAGAACACCCAGCCTTTTGCTGCCCTCTGGTGTCCAGACAGAGAAAGTGCTGTTGAAAGGAGCTGAACTTCAGCTTGAGTGTGTGCCAGGGGGAAA TCCCACTCCGAAGATAGAATGGATGAAGATGGGAGACAAGCTTACCACTCGAGCAAAATTGGACAACTATGGAAAATTATTGACCATCGCTGCAGTAGAGGAAAGTGATGAGGGCAAATACATGTGCTTAGCCAAAAACTCAGCTGGAAAGGCTTCCCACTACTTTGACGTCATAGTAGAAG AGCCTCCAAAGTGGCTGACAGCACCGCCTCATAGCCAGCTGACTGTGATCAGCTCTGATGTGCACATCAAGTGCTCGGTCAGCGGGAAACCACAACCAGACATTGTGTGGAGAAAGAATGGACACATTTTTGAAG ATGACCCCTTGAACAACAAACGAGTGCTTGATGACACACTGGTGCTCCACAACGCCATGCCAGATGACAGTGGTGTATACCAGTGTGAAGCAGCCAGCAGACATGGCGTTGTCCTGGCCAACATTAACATCATGGTCATGA ATATGGCTCCTCTGATTCTGACCGCGGACTACCTCGAGTACGCAGTGATACGTGGCAAAGATGTGGCCATGAACTGTAGTGCTTTTGGCTCGCCACCTCCCACTATGTCTTG GGCCAAAGATGAGACTCTAGCAACCATTGAGGGAGAAAGATTTGTTGCCCTTCAGAACGGGTCATTACAAATCTCCAGTGTAGAGAAGAACGACAGCAGCAAATACGTCTGTGTTGCAGATAACAGCGAGGGCAAGACATCTATCACAGCTGTTCTGGCAGTGAAAG ACCCCACACACATTGTCAATGGACCTCAGGACATGCAGGTCATCAGTGGAACCACAGCCCAGTTGACGTGTCAGGCCAATTATGATAAAAGTCTGGAGGACTCCTTTCAGTTGTCTTGGATCAAGGATGGAGAGAATATGACATTTTCCATCGAGGAAGATTCCAG GTACTTTTTGGGTGATGGCATGCTGCAGATTATAAACGTGAACCTGAATGATGAGGGCGTATACACATGCATGGCCAGAACACGTCTGGATGAGGCCAATGTTTCTGCAATTCTCACGGTGCTCG ATGTTCCTGATGCCCCGCAAAATATAGAGATAAGTGAACTTGAGAATCAGAGACATATCCGTTTGACTTGGGTACCTGGCAGTGATCACAACAGTTCCATTATAG AATTCGTTGTGGAGTATGAGGAGAGCCAATGGGAGCCAGGCAAGTGGAAAGTGCTCCACAAAATCCCTGGTAACCAGGCAACAGCCGAGCTGGCACTCCACGGACATCTTAATTACCAGTTCAGAGTGTACGCAGAGAACGCTGTTGGACCTGGCCCCCCCAGTGAGCCCACTGAGCGCTACAAAACCCCCCCAGCGG CTCCTGATAGGAACCCAGAAAACATTAAAATCGAAGGCCACCAACCTCATCAAATGGACATCAGCTGGGAG ccactgctgcctgttgaacaCAATGGCCCAGGCCTGGAGTACAAAGTGAGCTACAGGAAACTTGCTGTGGACGACACCTGGACAGAACACATGATCAAAAGACACTCCTTTGTTGTGAGGAACACATCAACGTTCATCCCATACGAGATCAAAATTCAGAGCAGGAACAGCCTTGGCTGGGGACCGGAGCCTAAAATTGCTACAGGTTATTCTGGAGAAGATG TTCCCACCGCTGCGCCACGGGATGTTGCAGTGGAGCTGATTAACACGACTGCGCTGAGAGTAAGCTGGACCCCGGTTCCGCCTGCCACAGTGAGAGGTCATCTGAGGGGGTACCAT GTTCACTGGCTGAGGAAGCGAAGTTTCCTGAATCCTGACAGGATCTTGGCTGAGCGCCACACGCTGTCATTTCCTGGGAAGAGGACTCATGCCATTGTGCCCAGCCTTGACGCCTTCTCAGAGTATTCCCTCACTGTCAACGTCTTCAACAAGAAGGGAAATGGACCTAGTAGTGACCCAGTCACCTTCACCACTCCAGAAGGAG TTCCAGGGCCAGTGCCCATTCTGACTACCTCCAATGCCCAGAAAGAGTCCATCCGGCTTGTATGGGGTCCACCACTGGTGGTAAACGGCATCCTGACTGGCTACCTCCTACAGTACTACCTCA TTAATGAGACCACAAAGGAGGCGCTCGATTCCCGGGAAATAAACATCACAGGGCCCGACACCACCCACTGGCAGCTGGAGGGCTTAGAAGAGGGCAGCCTCTACCGCTTCCACCTCAGTGCCTGCACTCGGGTAGGGTGTGGACCTCCACTTGCGCAGGAGAGCAGCATTGTCACTCCAGCAC GCGTAGCAGGCCGTCAAAGAAACATATCTACAAAGGGCTGGTTGATCGGGACTATGTGTGCTGCAGCGTTCTTCACGCTCGTTGTCCTCACCGTGTGCTTTATGCGGAGGAACCAAGGTGGCAAGTATGCAGGTACGCCGCCGCCTGGAAGACAAGACTTGCTCGCCATGGACAAAG TGAAAGAGAAGGAAGACCACCCTGATGAGGAGTCACAATCCATGAATAATGACACCTTTTGTGAATACAG TGACAGTGATGAAAAGCCACTGAGGGGCATCTTGTGTTCCCTGAACGGTGATGATGCGGTCGGGGACAGCGTCAGCAGAGACAGCCTGGTTGACTACGCCGACGGTGGAGGGGAATTCAGCGAGGACGGCTCCTTTATCGGGGAATATTCAGGACACAAACAAGGAGGATCTGTCACCGAGGCCAATGGATTCGGCCCTGTCACTACATAA
- the chl1a gene encoding cell adhesion molecule L1-like a isoform X3, producing MRQAGSLHFVLLLALSTEATSLNIPPEVEQLPTIIFHTTGPIVALPYDNNVTIRCEAKGNPPPEYRWTKDDLDFIPPQSATIRSDQLATDGTFVLQNKSLSRFQGKYRCYASNKLGTAMTEPIELIVLSMPKFPKETIEPIVVEEGQPFVLRCNPPKGVPPRKIHWMSIGLQHIQQDERVSMGTDGSLYFSHALQKDSRQDYCCFADFLRIRTIVHKPAMAVEVTPWTPANKFADSRHVSPPVRTPSLLLPSGVQTEKVLLKGAELQLECVPGGNPTPKIEWMKMGDKLTTRAKLDNYGKLLTIAAVEESDEGKYMCLAKNSAGKASHYFDVIVEEPPKWLTAPPHSQLTVISSDVHIKCSVSGKPQPDIVWRKNGHIFEDDPLNNKRVLDDTLVLHNAMPDDSGVYQCEAASRHGVVLANINIMVMNMAPLILTADYLEYAVIRGKDVAMNCSAFGSPPPTMSWAKDETLATIEGERFVALQNGSLQISSVEKNDSSKYVCVADNSEGKTSITAVLAVKDPTHIVNGPQDMQVISGTTAQLTCQANYDKSLEDSFQLSWIKDGENMTFSIEEDSRYFLGDGMLQIINVNLNDEGVYTCMARTRLDEANVSAILTVLDVPDAPQNIEISELENQRHIRLTWVPGSDHNSSIIEFVVEYEESQWEPGKWKVLHKIPGNQATAELALHGHLNYQFRVYAENAVGPGPPSEPTERYKTPPAAPDRNPENIKIEGHQPHQMDISWEPLLPVEHNGPGLEYKVSYRKLAVDDTWTEHMIKRHSFVVRNTSTFIPYEIKIQSRNSLGWGPEPKIATGYSGEDVPTAAPRDVAVELINTTALRVSWTPVPPATVRGHLRGYHVHWLRKRSFLNPDRILAERHTLSFPGKRTHAIVPSLDAFSEYSLTVNVFNKKGNGPSSDPVTFTTPEGVPGPVPILTTSNAQKESIRLVWGPPLVVNGILTGYLLQYYLINETTKEALDSREINITGPDTTHWQLEGLEEGSLYRFHLSACTRVGCGPPLAQESSIVTPAPEASVHSNHNCSLSFPRLIPGRATHLPSLVPGLLNISSYVSDTYAKISWTAREEQQDSQLYVAYMNNRDGNWRISEAVNTSRRFHVIDGLKPGTVYTVRLMAKTLLDNASIFEDVIHTQVKGVAGRQRNISTKGWLIGTMCAAAFFTLVVLTVCFMRRNQGGKYAGTPPPGRQDLLAMDKVKEKEDHPDEESQSMNNDTFCEYSKPSVHELYEDEPRRHFSTFRHEIG from the exons atgaggcaggcagggagcctCCACTTTGTTCTGCTGCTGGCTCTGAGCACTGAGGCCACAAGCCTCAATATCCCCCCTGAAG TGGAGCAGCTTCCCACTATTATATTTCACACGACGGGTCCCATAGTTGCCCTTCCTTACGACAACAACGTGACAATCAGGTGTGAAGCAAAGGGAAACCCTCCCCCAGA ATACAGATGGACAAAAGATGATCTCGACTTTATTCCTCCCCAATCTGCAACTATCAGAAGTGACCAACTTGCCACGGATGGTACTTTTGTGCTTCAAAACAAAAGCCTTTCTCGATTTCAGGGTAAATATCGATGCTATGCTTCCAACAAGCTGGGAACCGCCATGACGGAGCCAATTGAGCTGATAGTACTGA GTATGCCGAAATTTCCAAAGGAGACGATTGAACCAATTGTTGTTGAGGAAGGACAACCTTTCGTCCTGCGGTGTAACCCTCCAAAAGGCGTTCCCCCAAGAAAGATCCACTGGATGTCCATTG GTCTGCAGCACATTCAGCAGGATGAGAGGGTTTCCATGGGCACTGACGGCAGCCTGTACTTCTCTCATGCCTTACAGAAAGACAGTCGTCAGGACTACTGCTGCTTTGCCGACTTTCTTCGCATACGCACAATTGTCCACAAACCCGCTATGGCTGTTGAGGTCACTCCAT GGACACCAGCGAATAAATTTGCTGACAGCAGACACGTCA GCCCCCCTGTGAGAACACCCAGCCTTTTGCTGCCCTCTGGTGTCCAGACAGAGAAAGTGCTGTTGAAAGGAGCTGAACTTCAGCTTGAGTGTGTGCCAGGGGGAAA TCCCACTCCGAAGATAGAATGGATGAAGATGGGAGACAAGCTTACCACTCGAGCAAAATTGGACAACTATGGAAAATTATTGACCATCGCTGCAGTAGAGGAAAGTGATGAGGGCAAATACATGTGCTTAGCCAAAAACTCAGCTGGAAAGGCTTCCCACTACTTTGACGTCATAGTAGAAG AGCCTCCAAAGTGGCTGACAGCACCGCCTCATAGCCAGCTGACTGTGATCAGCTCTGATGTGCACATCAAGTGCTCGGTCAGCGGGAAACCACAACCAGACATTGTGTGGAGAAAGAATGGACACATTTTTGAAG ATGACCCCTTGAACAACAAACGAGTGCTTGATGACACACTGGTGCTCCACAACGCCATGCCAGATGACAGTGGTGTATACCAGTGTGAAGCAGCCAGCAGACATGGCGTTGTCCTGGCCAACATTAACATCATGGTCATGA ATATGGCTCCTCTGATTCTGACCGCGGACTACCTCGAGTACGCAGTGATACGTGGCAAAGATGTGGCCATGAACTGTAGTGCTTTTGGCTCGCCACCTCCCACTATGTCTTG GGCCAAAGATGAGACTCTAGCAACCATTGAGGGAGAAAGATTTGTTGCCCTTCAGAACGGGTCATTACAAATCTCCAGTGTAGAGAAGAACGACAGCAGCAAATACGTCTGTGTTGCAGATAACAGCGAGGGCAAGACATCTATCACAGCTGTTCTGGCAGTGAAAG ACCCCACACACATTGTCAATGGACCTCAGGACATGCAGGTCATCAGTGGAACCACAGCCCAGTTGACGTGTCAGGCCAATTATGATAAAAGTCTGGAGGACTCCTTTCAGTTGTCTTGGATCAAGGATGGAGAGAATATGACATTTTCCATCGAGGAAGATTCCAG GTACTTTTTGGGTGATGGCATGCTGCAGATTATAAACGTGAACCTGAATGATGAGGGCGTATACACATGCATGGCCAGAACACGTCTGGATGAGGCCAATGTTTCTGCAATTCTCACGGTGCTCG ATGTTCCTGATGCCCCGCAAAATATAGAGATAAGTGAACTTGAGAATCAGAGACATATCCGTTTGACTTGGGTACCTGGCAGTGATCACAACAGTTCCATTATAG AATTCGTTGTGGAGTATGAGGAGAGCCAATGGGAGCCAGGCAAGTGGAAAGTGCTCCACAAAATCCCTGGTAACCAGGCAACAGCCGAGCTGGCACTCCACGGACATCTTAATTACCAGTTCAGAGTGTACGCAGAGAACGCTGTTGGACCTGGCCCCCCCAGTGAGCCCACTGAGCGCTACAAAACCCCCCCAGCGG CTCCTGATAGGAACCCAGAAAACATTAAAATCGAAGGCCACCAACCTCATCAAATGGACATCAGCTGGGAG ccactgctgcctgttgaacaCAATGGCCCAGGCCTGGAGTACAAAGTGAGCTACAGGAAACTTGCTGTGGACGACACCTGGACAGAACACATGATCAAAAGACACTCCTTTGTTGTGAGGAACACATCAACGTTCATCCCATACGAGATCAAAATTCAGAGCAGGAACAGCCTTGGCTGGGGACCGGAGCCTAAAATTGCTACAGGTTATTCTGGAGAAGATG TTCCCACCGCTGCGCCACGGGATGTTGCAGTGGAGCTGATTAACACGACTGCGCTGAGAGTAAGCTGGACCCCGGTTCCGCCTGCCACAGTGAGAGGTCATCTGAGGGGGTACCAT GTTCACTGGCTGAGGAAGCGAAGTTTCCTGAATCCTGACAGGATCTTGGCTGAGCGCCACACGCTGTCATTTCCTGGGAAGAGGACTCATGCCATTGTGCCCAGCCTTGACGCCTTCTCAGAGTATTCCCTCACTGTCAACGTCTTCAACAAGAAGGGAAATGGACCTAGTAGTGACCCAGTCACCTTCACCACTCCAGAAGGAG TTCCAGGGCCAGTGCCCATTCTGACTACCTCCAATGCCCAGAAAGAGTCCATCCGGCTTGTATGGGGTCCACCACTGGTGGTAAACGGCATCCTGACTGGCTACCTCCTACAGTACTACCTCA TTAATGAGACCACAAAGGAGGCGCTCGATTCCCGGGAAATAAACATCACAGGGCCCGACACCACCCACTGGCAGCTGGAGGGCTTAGAAGAGGGCAGCCTCTACCGCTTCCACCTCAGTGCCTGCACTCGGGTAGGGTGTGGACCTCCACTTGCGCAGGAGAGCAGCATTGTCACTCCAGCAC CTGAGGCTTCTGTTCATAGCA ACCACAACTGCTCTCTTTCCTTTCCTCGCTTGATCCCAGGCCGTGCTACTCATCTTCCTTCTTTAG TTCCAGGCCTGTTGAACATAAGCTCTTACGTGAGCGACACCTATGCCAAAATCAGCTGGACTGCGAGGGAGGAGCAGCAGGACTCGCAGCTTTACGTGGCTTATATGAACAACC GTGATGGTAACTGGCGAATATCCGAGGCGGTAAACACGTCTCGACGCTTCCACGTAATTGACGGGCTCAAACCGGGGACGGTGTACACAGTGCGCCTCATGGCCAAGACTTTGCTCGATAACGCTAGCATTTTCGAAGACGTTATCCACACGCAAGTCAAAG GCGTAGCAGGCCGTCAAAGAAACATATCTACAAAGGGCTGGTTGATCGGGACTATGTGTGCTGCAGCGTTCTTCACGCTCGTTGTCCTCACCGTGTGCTTTATGCGGAGGAACCAAGGTGGCAAGTATGCAGGTACGCCGCCGCCTGGAAGACAAGACTTGCTCGCCATGGACAAAG TGAAAGAGAAGGAAGACCACCCTGATGAGGAGTCACAATCCATGAATAATGACACCTTTTGTGAATACAG CAAACCTTCCGTTCACGAGCTTTACGAGGATGAGCCTAGAagacacttttcaactttccgtcATGAAATTGGCTAG